In one window of Mus pahari chromosome 3, PAHARI_EIJ_v1.1, whole genome shotgun sequence DNA:
- the Knstrn gene encoding small kinetochore-associated protein: MAAPKVEAQETVFRTTGPPTDSEPRPFPPSSRKFPFESAAADSTEDWAVAAEHHLKGSGEDGGWEQPAPGVQPSHPATMASAKTVCDAQPHSMPSCGLPADTQARATSKLPVKSKEADLPRHLHPGGPEPDVKKVTKSRRENGQVKAAETASRRNLRNSYKPFNKQKPEEELKDKNELLEAVNKQLHQKLTETQGELKDLTQKVELLEKFQDNCLAILESKGLGPGQETLTSKQEPTTDHTDSMLLLETLKDELKVFNETAKKQMEELQALKVKLKLKEEESVQFLEQQTLCKNEVSDFTIILEEMEQLLEM, translated from the exons ATGGCGGCTCCCAAGGTCGAGGCACAGGAGACAGTCTTCCGTACAACAGGGCCGCCTACAGACTCGGAGCCGCGCCCCTTCCCGCCCAGCTCCCGGAAGTTTCCTTTTGAAAGCGCGGCGGCAGACTCTACCGAGGACTGGGCAGTTGCTGCGGAGCATCATTTGAAAGGGAGCGGAGAGGACGGCGGATGGGAGCAGCCGGCACCGGG GGTCCAGCCAAGTCACCCGGCTACGATGGCCAGTGCTAAGACGGTGTGCGATGCGCAGCCTCACTCGATGCCGAGCTGCGGCTTGCCGGCAG ATACACAAGCTCGAGCTACTTCTAAACTACCTGTTAAATCCAAAGAAGCTGATTTGCCTAGACATCTGCATCCAGGAGGTCCAGAGCCTGATGTTAAAAAAGTCACCAAATCAAGACGAGAGAATGG ACAGGTGAAAGCTGCAGAGACTGCCAGCAGGAGGAACCTCAGAAACAG CTACAAACCATTTAATAAGCAAAAACCGGAGGAGGAACTAAAGGATAAAAATGAGCTGCTGGAGGCTGTCAACAAGCAGTTACACCAGAAGCTGACAGAGACTCAG GGAGAGCTGAAGGACCTGACACAGAAAGTGGAGCTACTGGAGAAGTTTCAGGATAACTGCTTAGCAATTCTGGAGAGCAAAGGTCTCGGCCCAG GCCAAGAGACCCTGACATCAAAGCAGGAACCCACCACGGATCACACGGACTCCATG TTGCTGCTAGAAACTTTGAAAGACGAACTGAAGGTTTTCAATGAAACTGCCAAGAAGCAGATGGAGGAGCTACAG GCCTTGAAGGTGAAGTTGAAgctgaaagaagaggaaagtgtCCAGTTCCTGGAACAGCAAACCTTATGTAAGAACGAAGTCAGTGACTTCACAATAATCCTAGAGGAAATGGAGCAGCTCTTAGAAATGTAG